One part of the Olleya sp. YS genome encodes these proteins:
- a CDS encoding BLUF domain-containing protein has protein sequence MYQLNYHSKSKSGLVLKDLENILESAIFTNSSRDITGCLIFHNKNFVQILEGKKKDVQDVYEKIKMDNRHSDVTLLWENKVDKRYFPEWNMAYHKPENENLKQYVNNLMLLSALSDRSTGSLLSFWATVRKILNNDKKHQLKEI, from the coding sequence ATGTACCAACTTAATTACCATTCAAAATCAAAATCAGGGTTAGTTCTAAAAGATCTAGAAAACATTCTTGAAAGTGCTATCTTCACAAATTCCTCAAGAGATATTACAGGTTGCCTTATTTTTCATAATAAAAATTTTGTACAAATATTAGAAGGTAAAAAAAAGGATGTACAAGACGTTTATGAAAAAATTAAAATGGATAATAGACACTCTGATGTCACATTACTTTGGGAAAATAAGGTAGACAAACGATATTTCCCGGAATGGAATATGGCCTACCACAAACCAGAAAATGAAAACTTAAAACAATATGTCAATAACCTAATGTTACTTTCAGCTCTTTCAGATAGATCGACAGGATCGTTACTAAGTTTTTGGGCAACTGTCCGTAAAATATTAAATAATGATAAAAAACATCAACTAAAAGAAATTTAG
- a CDS encoding YfiT family bacillithiol transferase — MTDQELEQLKYPIGTFDCPTTISASTIDAWISILEHFPNRLEQLVSDFTDKQLDTPYRPEGWTVRQVVHHVADSHHNSYTRFKWAMTEDNPIIKAYNEQDWAKQHDYSQPIDASLYHIKAVHAKLVYFVKGLNLEQLHRTFIHPEGNETVALTENLGIYAWHCNHHYAHIEELAKREGWI, encoded by the coding sequence ATGACTGACCAAGAATTAGAACAGCTTAAATATCCTATAGGTACATTTGATTGTCCAACAACTATTTCAGCGTCTACAATAGATGCTTGGATTTCTATTTTAGAACATTTTCCAAATAGACTGGAGCAATTAGTGTCTGATTTTACAGACAAACAATTGGACACACCATACAGACCAGAGGGCTGGACGGTTAGGCAAGTTGTACATCACGTTGCAGATAGTCATCATAATAGTTACACCAGATTTAAATGGGCTATGACTGAAGATAACCCTATTATTAAAGCATATAACGAACAAGATTGGGCTAAGCAACACGATTATAGTCAACCTATTGATGCATCATTATATCATATAAAGGCTGTGCATGCTAAATTGGTATATTTTGTTAAAGGACTAAATTTAGAGCAGTTACATCGAACATTTATCCATCCAGAAGGTAATGAAACAGTAGCGTTAACCGAAAATTTAGGGATTTATGCTTGGCATTGTAACCATCACTATGCACATATCGAAGAATTAGCAAAACGTGAAGGTTGGATTTAA
- a CDS encoding peptidylprolyl isomerase: MQDGLYAKFNTTKGEILVALEFEKTPGTVGNFVALAEGNMENAVKPQGTPYYDGLKFHRVIPDFMIQGGCPQGTGTGNPGYKFDDEFHPQLKHDGPGVLSMANAGPGTNGSQFFITHIATDWLDGNHTVFGKVIEGQDVVDAIAQGDQIDTLEIVRVGKDAENFNAIEAFRTFEGAREKRVAAEREAKREALDKLAVGFEETESGLRYQIIQKGNGKKAEKGNQVSVHYKGQLADGTVFDSSYKRNQPLDFQVGVGQVISGWDEGIQLLNVGDKARFVIPSDLGYGARGAGGVIPPDAILVFDVELVAVS; encoded by the coding sequence ATGCAAGACGGATTATACGCAAAATTTAATACAACAAAAGGCGAAATTTTAGTCGCTTTGGAATTTGAAAAAACACCAGGAACCGTAGGAAACTTCGTAGCTTTAGCAGAAGGAAATATGGAAAATGCTGTAAAACCTCAAGGGACGCCTTATTATGATGGTTTAAAATTTCATAGAGTGATTCCAGATTTTATGATACAAGGTGGTTGTCCTCAAGGTACAGGAACAGGAAATCCAGGTTACAAGTTTGATGACGAGTTCCACCCTCAATTAAAGCATGATGGACCTGGCGTTTTAAGTATGGCTAATGCTGGACCTGGAACCAATGGTAGTCAGTTTTTTATCACTCATATTGCAACAGATTGGTTAGATGGTAATCATACAGTATTTGGAAAAGTTATTGAAGGTCAAGATGTAGTTGATGCAATAGCACAAGGTGATCAAATTGACACTTTAGAAATTGTAAGAGTCGGTAAGGATGCAGAAAACTTTAATGCTATTGAAGCCTTTAGAACGTTTGAAGGAGCTAGAGAAAAACGTGTTGCTGCAGAACGTGAAGCAAAACGTGAAGCCTTAGATAAATTAGCTGTAGGTTTTGAAGAGACAGAAAGCGGTTTACGTTACCAAATCATCCAAAAAGGAAATGGTAAAAAAGCAGAAAAGGGTAACCAAGTATCTGTACATTATAAAGGTCAACTAGCAGACGGAACAGTGTTTGATAGTTCTTACAAGCGTAACCAACCTTTAGATTTTCAAGTAGGAGTAGGACAAGTTATTTCTGGTTGGGACGAAGGTATCCAATTATTAAACGTAGGTGATAAAGCACGATTTGTAATTCCTTCAGATTTAGGATATGGAGCAAGAGGAGCAGGAGGAGTGATTCCACCAGATGCTATTCTTGTATTTGATGTAGAGCTTGTAGCTGTTAGTTAA
- the recQ gene encoding DNA helicase RecQ — protein MKSDLHSALKKYFGFDEFKGLQEQVIKSILEQKNTFVIMPTGGGKSLCYQLPALMQDGTAIVVSPLIALMKNQVDAIRGVSNENGVAHVLNSSLNKTEVKQVKADITNGITKLLYVAPESLTKEENVEFLRTVKISFMAVDEAHCISEWGHDFRPEYRNLRSIIKRIGDNIPIIGLTATATPKVQEDILKNLGMNDANTFKASFNRPNLYYEIRPKTKQVDSDIIRFVKQHEGKSGIIYCLSRKRVEELAQVLQVNGIKAVPYHAGLDAKKRSSHQDMFLMEDIDVVVATIAFGMGIDKPDVRFVIHHDIPKSIESYYQETGRAGRDGGEGHCLAYYAYKDIEKLEKFMSGKPVAEQEIGHALLQEVVAFAETSISRRKFILHYFGEEFDNETGEGGDMDDNMRHPKEKQEAKEDAKLVLEIVDATNEKYKAKELVNVIVGKSNALISSHKTDDQPFFGKGKDKEKSYWMALTRQILVAGLLKKDIETYGVIKLTPKGKDFIKKPESFMMTKDHDFGDDADSNIITAQKGGGVVVDEALMKMLKDLRKTNAKKLGVPPFVIFQDPSLEDMALKYPTTIEELSNVHGVGEGKAKKYGKDFVKLIGQYVEDNDITRPDDLVVKSTGSNSGLKLYIIQNVDRKLPLTDIASAKGMEMAAFIKEMEAIVYSGTKLNIDYWINDILDEDQQEELHDYFMESETDKIDVAIDEFDGDYDDEELRLYRIKFISEVAN, from the coding sequence GTGAAAAGCGATTTGCATTCAGCACTAAAAAAATACTTTGGTTTTGACGAGTTTAAAGGTCTTCAAGAACAAGTTATAAAAAGTATCCTAGAACAAAAAAATACATTTGTAATTATGCCAACAGGAGGTGGTAAAAGCTTATGCTACCAACTTCCAGCTTTAATGCAAGACGGTACAGCTATAGTAGTATCGCCTTTAATTGCACTGATGAAAAATCAGGTAGATGCCATACGAGGTGTCTCAAATGAAAATGGTGTAGCACATGTATTAAATTCTTCTTTAAATAAAACTGAAGTCAAACAAGTTAAAGCAGACATTACTAATGGTATTACTAAACTATTGTATGTAGCTCCAGAATCTTTAACTAAAGAAGAAAATGTCGAATTTTTGCGAACAGTAAAAATCTCGTTTATGGCTGTTGATGAAGCCCATTGTATTAGTGAATGGGGACATGATTTTAGACCAGAATACCGTAATTTAAGATCTATAATTAAGCGTATTGGCGATAATATTCCAATTATAGGGTTAACAGCAACTGCAACACCTAAAGTACAAGAAGATATCTTGAAAAATTTAGGTATGAACGATGCTAATACCTTTAAAGCATCATTTAACAGACCAAATTTATATTACGAGATACGTCCTAAAACCAAACAAGTAGACTCAGATATTATTCGTTTTGTAAAACAACATGAAGGAAAATCTGGTATAATCTACTGTTTAAGTAGAAAACGTGTGGAAGAACTCGCTCAAGTCTTGCAAGTTAATGGGATTAAAGCTGTGCCATATCATGCAGGTTTAGATGCTAAAAAACGATCTAGTCATCAAGATATGTTTTTGATGGAAGATATAGACGTTGTAGTAGCAACCATTGCTTTTGGAATGGGAATTGACAAGCCAGACGTTCGCTTTGTTATCCATCATGATATCCCAAAAAGCATAGAGAGTTATTATCAAGAAACTGGACGTGCTGGACGTGATGGAGGAGAAGGTCATTGTTTAGCCTATTATGCTTATAAAGACATAGAAAAGTTAGAAAAATTTATGTCTGGTAAGCCTGTTGCAGAGCAAGAAATTGGTCACGCATTATTACAAGAAGTGGTTGCTTTCGCGGAAACCTCAATCTCAAGACGTAAATTTATACTGCACTATTTTGGTGAAGAGTTTGATAATGAAACAGGTGAAGGTGGAGATATGGATGATAATATGCGTCATCCTAAAGAAAAACAAGAAGCCAAAGAGGATGCTAAATTAGTATTAGAAATAGTTGATGCGACAAACGAAAAATATAAAGCAAAAGAGTTAGTTAATGTTATTGTTGGTAAGTCTAATGCATTAATAAGCTCTCATAAAACAGATGACCAACCCTTTTTTGGTAAAGGAAAAGATAAAGAGAAATCCTATTGGATGGCTTTGACACGACAAATCTTAGTAGCAGGATTACTTAAAAAAGATATAGAAACTTACGGTGTTATTAAATTAACTCCTAAAGGTAAAGACTTTATTAAAAAACCAGAATCGTTTATGATGACTAAAGATCATGATTTTGGTGACGATGCCGATAGTAACATCATAACAGCTCAAAAGGGTGGAGGAGTAGTAGTGGATGAAGCATTAATGAAAATGCTAAAAGACCTACGCAAAACCAATGCTAAAAAATTAGGTGTACCACCTTTTGTTATATTTCAAGACCCTTCTTTAGAGGATATGGCACTAAAATATCCAACTACAATTGAAGAACTATCCAATGTACATGGTGTTGGAGAAGGTAAAGCTAAAAAATATGGTAAAGATTTTGTAAAACTTATAGGTCAATACGTAGAAGATAATGATATTACTAGACCAGACGATTTAGTCGTTAAATCTACTGGAAGCAACTCTGGATTAAAATTATATATCATCCAAAATGTTGACCGAAAACTACCATTAACGGATATCGCTTCTGCAAAAGGCATGGAAATGGCAGCTTTTATTAAAGAAATGGAAGCAATTGTCTATTCTGGGACTAAGTTGAATATTGATTATTGGATTAACGATATTTTAGACGAAGACCAACAAGAAGAGTTACATGATTATTTTATGGAGTCTGAAACAGATAAAATAGATGTGGCTATTGATGAATTTGATGGTGATTATGATGATGAAGAATTACGATTGTATCGCATCAAGTTTATTAGTGAAGTTGCTAATTAG
- a CDS encoding KpsF/GutQ family sugar-phosphate isomerase translates to MKTKASIINSAIETIKLEGQSILNLSTLIDNDFAEAVELIYNSKGRVIITGIGKSAIIATKIVATLNSTGTPAVFMHAADAIHGDLGLILEDDVVICISKSGNTPEIKVLVPLIKNAENKMIAITGNKDSFLGQQADFVLNAFVQKEACPNNLAPTTSTTAQLVLGDALAVSLLELRGFSSKDFAKYHPGGALGKKLYLRVHDISSVNMKPEVALDTNIKQVIVEISEKMLGVTAVTENNKIVGIITDGDLRRMLSKVDDFSQLTAKDIMSANPKRIEEDAMAIDAMEVLETYGISQLLVEKEGLYAGVVHVHDLIREGIL, encoded by the coding sequence TTGAAAACTAAAGCGTCCATTATTAATAGCGCAATCGAAACTATTAAACTAGAAGGACAGTCTATACTTAACCTTTCAACATTAATTGATAATGATTTTGCAGAAGCTGTAGAACTTATCTACAATTCTAAAGGACGTGTCATAATTACAGGGATTGGTAAAAGTGCAATTATTGCTACCAAAATAGTGGCTACGCTTAATTCTACTGGGACACCAGCTGTATTTATGCACGCTGCAGATGCCATACATGGTGACTTAGGATTGATTTTGGAAGATGATGTAGTAATCTGTATTTCTAAAAGTGGAAACACACCAGAAATTAAAGTTTTGGTGCCTTTAATTAAAAATGCTGAAAATAAAATGATTGCCATTACTGGTAATAAAGATTCCTTTTTAGGGCAACAAGCCGATTTTGTTTTAAATGCGTTTGTACAGAAAGAAGCTTGTCCTAATAATTTAGCACCTACAACCAGTACCACAGCACAACTCGTCCTTGGTGATGCATTAGCTGTTAGTTTATTAGAATTACGTGGTTTTTCAAGTAAAGATTTTGCAAAATATCATCCTGGTGGTGCCTTAGGTAAAAAGTTATACTTAAGAGTACATGATATATCTTCTGTTAATATGAAACCTGAAGTAGCTTTGGACACCAATATCAAACAAGTTATTGTAGAGATTTCAGAAAAAATGCTAGGCGTCACAGCTGTTACTGAAAACAACAAGATTGTTGGAATTATTACCGATGGTGATTTGCGTCGTATGCTAAGTAAAGTTGATGATTTTAGTCAATTAACTGCTAAAGATATTATGAGTGCCAACCCTAAGCGCATAGAGGAAGACGCTATGGCTATAGACGCTATGGAAGTGTTGGAAACGTATGGGATATCTCAATTATTAGTCGAAAAAGAAGGTCTTTATGCTGGTGTCGTACATGTACATGATTTAATTAGAGAAGGGATTTTATAA
- the tatC gene encoding twin-arginine translocase subunit TatC, whose product MAKKDVNEMSFLDHLEDLRWHLIRIVTAVVICGIIAFCFPSFIFDTILFAPQKMSFPTYQWLCNLSQFFGINDISFCADAFPFIIQNREMAGQFSIHIWTSIYTGFIVAFPYIIYQLWHFISPGLTAKERKTSTGFIIISSLLFFMGVLFGYYIITPLSINFLGTYSVSAEVSNEIDISSYVGLVRAAVLASGIIFELPILIYFLAKVGLVTAEFLRKYRKFALVIVLILSAIITPPDVASQIIVAIPVLILYEISIHIARIVVKRDLKKQNKHVRPS is encoded by the coding sequence ATGGCAAAGAAAGATGTAAATGAGATGTCGTTTTTAGATCATCTCGAAGATTTAAGATGGCATTTAATTAGAATAGTTACAGCAGTAGTTATTTGCGGAATCATAGCGTTTTGTTTCCCAAGTTTTATTTTTGATACTATTTTATTTGCGCCTCAGAAAATGTCTTTTCCAACCTATCAATGGTTGTGTAATTTGTCTCAATTCTTTGGAATAAACGATATTAGTTTTTGTGCAGACGCCTTTCCGTTTATCATTCAAAACCGCGAAATGGCTGGACAATTTTCTATTCATATCTGGACTTCTATTTATACAGGTTTTATTGTTGCCTTTCCATATATTATTTATCAATTATGGCATTTTATTAGTCCTGGATTAACTGCTAAAGAAAGAAAAACTTCAACTGGATTTATTATTATTTCATCATTGCTGTTTTTTATGGGTGTATTATTTGGTTATTACATAATCACACCTTTATCTATTAATTTCTTAGGAACATATTCTGTAAGTGCAGAAGTGTCCAATGAGATAGACATTTCATCCTACGTAGGTTTAGTAAGAGCTGCAGTTTTAGCGTCAGGAATTATCTTCGAGTTGCCTATCCTTATTTATTTTTTAGCAAAGGTAGGATTAGTTACTGCAGAGTTTTTACGCAAATACCGCAAATTTGCATTAGTCATTGTATTAATACTGTCTGCAATAATCACGCCTCCAGATGTAGCCAGTCAAATTATAGTAGCAATTCCTGTGTTGATTTTATATGAAATCAGTATTCATATTGCTAGAATAGTAGTAAAAAGAGATTTAAAAAAACAGAATAAACATGTCAGACCAAGTTAA
- a CDS encoding carboxymuconolactone decarboxylase family protein, whose amino-acid sequence MSDQVKDFNDYRAKMNDKILSDNNKIIKRIFNLDTNAFTEGALDVKTKELLGLVASTVLRCDDCVKYHLESSFKQGLSKAEVMETLSIATLIGGTIVIPHLRRAYEYWEALEAQG is encoded by the coding sequence ATGTCAGACCAAGTTAAAGACTTTAACGACTATCGTGCTAAGATGAACGACAAAATTCTTAGCGATAATAACAAAATAATCAAACGTATTTTTAATCTAGACACCAATGCATTTACCGAAGGTGCTTTAGACGTTAAAACTAAAGAATTGTTAGGCTTAGTAGCCTCAACCGTTTTACGTTGTGACGATTGCGTTAAATACCATCTAGAATCAAGCTTTAAGCAAGGTTTATCTAAAGCAGAAGTTATGGAAACCTTAAGCATAGCTACGTTAATTGGTGGTACTATAGTTATTCCTCATTTAAGACGTGCTTACGAGTATTGGGAAGCATTAGAAGCACAAGGTTAA
- the lptB gene encoding LPS export ABC transporter ATP-binding protein: MKLRAEHLMKSYNGRKVVKDVSLEVNQGEIVGLLGPNGAGKTTSFYMIVGLIKPNGGQIFLDNTEITKYPMYKRAQNGIGYLAQEASVFRKLSIEDNILSVLQLTKLSKKEQLHRMESLIEEFSLGHIRKNRGDLLSGGERRRTEIARALATNPSFILLDEPFAGVDPVAVEDIQRIVAQLTKKNIGILITDHNVQETLAITDRTYLMFEGSILKAGEPEELANDEMVRKVYLGQNFELRKKKIRE, translated from the coding sequence ATGAAGCTTAGAGCCGAACATTTAATGAAGTCCTATAATGGACGTAAAGTTGTAAAAGACGTCTCTCTTGAGGTTAATCAAGGAGAAATTGTAGGATTATTAGGTCCAAATGGAGCTGGTAAAACCACATCGTTTTATATGATTGTTGGTTTAATTAAGCCTAATGGTGGGCAAATATTTTTGGATAATACAGAAATTACTAAATATCCAATGTACAAGCGTGCACAAAATGGTATTGGTTACTTAGCACAGGAAGCATCTGTATTTAGAAAACTAAGTATTGAAGATAATATTTTAAGTGTTTTACAACTAACGAAGCTTAGTAAAAAGGAGCAATTACACCGAATGGAGTCTTTGATTGAAGAATTCAGTTTAGGACACATTAGAAAAAACAGAGGTGATTTATTGTCTGGTGGTGAGCGTCGTCGTACAGAAATTGCACGTGCTTTAGCCACAAATCCTAGTTTTATTTTATTAGATGAACCCTTTGCAGGAGTTGATCCAGTTGCAGTAGAAGATATTCAACGTATAGTCGCACAATTAACCAAAAAGAATATTGGTATTTTAATTACAGACCACAACGTACAAGAAACTTTAGCTATTACAGATAGAACCTATTTAATGTTTGAAGGAAGCATCCTAAAGGCAGGAGAACCTGAAGAATTGGCTAACGATGAAATGGTACGTAAAGTGTACTTAGGACAAAATTTTGAGTTGCGTAAAAAGAAGATTAGAGAATAG
- a CDS encoding tellurium resistance protein TerC, translating to MLEVVFTLLMLILLQAVLGFDNLLYISLESKKAPEADQKGVRKKGILIAIVLRIVLLFVLVRIIGFFQEPFSFLTGEIGDVASFEFNGHSLIVLAGGGFIIYTAIKEIWHMIGAPDLDHDIEGDGKSRKSANAVITSIVIMNLVFSFDSILAAIGLTSDIENSTTAFIVMAIAIVISGLLMLFLADRISVFLAKNRMYEVLGLFILFIVGIMLVTEGGHLAHLKLFGNPIESMSKTTFYFVIAILVITDVVQGRYQRKILAEQKAMMKDTKKDKLS from the coding sequence ATGTTAGAAGTTGTTTTTACATTACTAATGCTTATTTTATTACAAGCTGTTTTAGGCTTTGATAACCTGTTATATATTTCTTTAGAGTCCAAAAAAGCACCAGAAGCCGATCAAAAAGGGGTTAGAAAAAAGGGGATTTTAATCGCTATTGTTTTAAGAATAGTTTTACTATTTGTATTGGTTAGAATCATTGGTTTTTTTCAAGAGCCATTTTCTTTTTTAACTGGAGAAATTGGAGACGTTGCATCCTTTGAATTTAATGGACATAGTCTAATTGTGCTTGCTGGTGGTGGATTTATAATTTATACTGCTATAAAAGAAATTTGGCACATGATTGGTGCTCCTGATTTAGATCATGATATTGAAGGTGATGGTAAAAGTAGAAAATCTGCCAATGCAGTAATTACTAGTATAGTTATTATGAATTTAGTATTTTCATTCGATTCTATTTTAGCAGCAATTGGATTAACTAGCGATATTGAAAATAGCACAACTGCTTTCATTGTCATGGCAATAGCTATTGTTATTAGTGGGTTATTAATGTTGTTTTTAGCAGATAGAATTTCAGTGTTTTTAGCAAAAAACAGAATGTACGAAGTCCTTGGCTTATTTATCCTATTTATAGTAGGAATTATGTTAGTCACTGAAGGTGGTCACTTAGCACATTTAAAGTTATTTGGCAACCCAATAGAATCAATGAGTAAAACAACCTTCTACTTTGTGATTGCTATATTAGTGATAACAGATGTTGTACAAGGTCGTTATCAAAGAAAGATTTTGGCAGAGCAGAAAGCAATGATGAAAGATACTAAGAAAGATAAGTTGTCATAA
- a CDS encoding CDP-alcohol phosphatidyltransferase family protein: MTIKAFIPNFVTLLNLFCGSVAVIFAVNNHFVFAAFFVFLGIFFDFFDGLLARKLKVQSELGLQLDSLADMVTSGLVPGIIMFKLLELASNSKAITPVSEWSETMQWSGYKLNLLPFIGLFITLASAYRLARFNLDEDQQSYFKGLPTPANALLILSLPLILEFQNNDLINATILNKWFLIALTLTSCYLLNSPIKLFALKFKDWSFKTNAVRYIFIILSIVLLIVLHFAAIPIIIALYILLSLFNNIN, from the coding sequence ATGACTATTAAAGCTTTTATACCAAATTTTGTAACACTTCTAAATTTATTCTGCGGAAGTGTGGCAGTCATCTTTGCAGTCAATAACCATTTTGTGTTTGCTGCTTTTTTTGTGTTTTTAGGTATTTTCTTTGATTTTTTTGATGGTCTATTAGCTAGAAAATTAAAAGTCCAAAGTGAGCTAGGTTTACAGTTAGATAGCTTGGCCGATATGGTAACTAGCGGTTTGGTGCCTGGAATTATCATGTTTAAGTTATTAGAGTTAGCTAGTAATAGCAAAGCTATAACACCTGTAAGTGAATGGTCAGAAACTATGCAATGGAGTGGTTATAAGTTAAATTTGTTACCCTTTATTGGATTATTTATTACGTTAGCATCTGCTTACAGGTTAGCACGTTTTAATTTAGACGAAGACCAACAAAGCTACTTTAAAGGCTTGCCAACACCTGCAAACGCCTTGCTAATTTTATCTCTGCCTTTAATTTTAGAGTTTCAGAATAACGATTTAATTAACGCAACAATATTAAACAAGTGGTTTTTAATTGCTCTAACTTTAACGAGTTGTTACTTATTAAACTCACCTATAAAACTATTTGCTTTAAAATTTAAAGATTGGTCGTTTAAGACTAATGCAGTCCGTTACATCTTTATTATTTTAAGTATCGTGCTATTAATTGTCTTGCATTTTGCAGCCATACCAATTATTATTGCCTTATATATTTTACTATCCTTATTTAATAATATTAACTAA
- a CDS encoding PorV/PorQ family protein gives MNIGVDAAALGMSNAVVARSSDVNSGYWNPAGLINLEDNQLALMHSSYFANIANYDYAAFAMPLDDRSAFGISLIRFAVDDILDTTQLIDEQGNVNYDRISLFSTADYGLTFSYSRDLPIEGLSYGVNAKIIRRIIGDFASSWGFGLDAAIQFESNNNWKFGIMARDITTTFNAWNIDEDEFAKVQNAVEGQNQELPETTEITIPKLQIGVAKLYRFHYDYTLEAELDLNVRFEQNNDILSSSFASINPALGFEFGYLDMIYLRTGVGNFQNELQFDNSEDLTFQPSFGVGFKYKGIQVDYAFTDIGDQSVALYSNVFSLKLDFSVFR, from the coding sequence ATGAATATTGGCGTGGATGCAGCTGCATTAGGTATGAGTAATGCTGTTGTTGCACGAAGCAGCGACGTTAATTCTGGTTATTGGAATCCTGCTGGATTAATAAACTTAGAAGACAACCAGTTAGCCTTAATGCACTCTAGCTACTTTGCAAATATTGCTAATTACGACTATGCTGCATTCGCTATGCCATTAGATGACAGGAGTGCTTTTGGAATCTCTTTGATACGTTTTGCGGTTGATGATATTTTAGACACTACACAATTAATTGACGAACAAGGAAATGTAAACTATGATAGAATCAGCTTGTTTTCTACTGCAGATTACGGGTTAACGTTTTCGTATTCTAGAGATTTACCTATTGAAGGTTTAAGCTACGGAGTCAATGCCAAAATTATTAGACGTATTATTGGAGATTTTGCTTCAAGTTGGGGTTTTGGGTTAGATGCTGCCATTCAATTTGAAAGTAACAATAATTGGAAGTTTGGTATCATGGCTCGAGATATAACAACCACTTTTAATGCTTGGAATATTGATGAAGACGAATTTGCTAAAGTGCAAAACGCTGTTGAAGGACAAAACCAAGAATTACCTGAAACTACAGAAATCACCATACCTAAGCTGCAAATTGGTGTGGCTAAATTATACCGTTTTCATTACGATTATACATTGGAAGCCGAGTTAGATTTAAATGTTAGATTCGAGCAGAATAACGATATTCTATCCTCCTCTTTTGCAAGTATTAATCCAGCTTTAGGATTTGAATTTGGGTATTTAGATATGATTTATTTAAGAACTGGAGTTGGTAATTTTCAAAACGAATTACAGTTTGATAACTCGGAAGATTTGACCTTTCAGCCTAGCTTTGGTGTAGGTTTTAAATATAAGGGTATTCAAGTGGATTATGCTTTTACAGATATTGGCGACCAAAGTGTCGCTTTATACTCTAATGTGTTTTCTTTAAAACTTGATTTTAGTGTGTTTAGATAA